GGCATTTCGTCGCCGGCGACCGCGGCGTCTCGGAATGGACGATGCTCGCCACCCGCCCCGACGGCACCCGGATCGAGTCGCGCGGCTGCGACCTGTTCGAGTTTCGCGCCGGCAAGATTCACCGGCGGGATTCCTACCGTAAGCGGCGGATCGCCCGGTAAAAAGGGACCGACGCGGTCGAGCGGCTCTTCGTGCCTTGGACGCCGCGCCGCTCAGTCAGTGCGGGAGGGAACTGAACGTCACCCCGAGATAGTAGGGCCACAGCACGATGGCGAGCACCCCTTTCCAGAACGCCAGGTGCAGAAACCCGATGGTAAACAGCCATCCGGCGACCCAGAGAATCCCCAGGGACCCCGGCGCAGATTGGACCCGCGCTTTCTCCACGACAACTCCCCTCCCCGGCACTGCCCCGCGATTGATGCCGCTCTCACGGTACGCCGCCGACCGATCAGCCTCGTCCGACGAACGGCATCTTCGTCGCCATCACGGTCAGAAACAGCACGTTCGTGTCCAACGGCAGTCCCGCCATGTAAACCACCGCGTCGGCGACGTACTTCGGATCGATGCGTGGCTCGGGCCGCACCGAGCCGTCGGCCTGCGTCACGCCCTGCACCATGCGCTCGGTCATCGGCGTGATCGCGTTGCCGATGTCGACCTGCCCGCAGGCGATGTCGTACTTTCGCCCGTCGAGCGCGGTCGACTTCGTGAGCCCGGTGACCGCGTGCTTCGTCGACGTGTAGGGCGCCGAGTTCGGACGCGGCGCGTGCGCGGAAATCGACCCGTTGTTGATGATCCGTCCGCCGCGGGGAGTCTGGCTCTTCATGATCCGGAAGGCCTCCTGCGTGCACAGGAAGGTGCCGGTGAGGTTCACGTTGACCACCGACGTCCACTGCTCGTAGCTGAGGTCTTCGAGGGGAATGCCCGGCGCGTTGAGCCCGGCGTTGTTGAAGAGGAGGTCGAGCCGCCCGAACTGCTTCTTCGTCTTCGCGAACAGGCTCCGCACCGACGCGTGATCGCCGATATCGGTCGGGACGATCAACCTGCGGGACGCGGGTGCCTTCGACGCGCGCGCGGTCGCCTCGAGCGGCGCCCGGCGGCGGCCGGCCAGCGTGACCGCGTAGCCTTCATCTAAAAGCGCGCGCGCCACGGCCCTCCCGACGCCGGTCCCCGCGCCGGTGACAATCGCAACCTTGGTCGACCGCGAAGGCATCCTGCGCACCCCCCCGATGCCCGCCGGCCGATCGAGCGCGGCGCAACGGGCGGCTCGCAACCCTTGCTTCGTGTCAGGACGGCTTATTTCTGCGGTGCCGAACGGGGGCGTCCCTCCCTGCCGCGTGGGTCGGCGGGAAGGAGTGACTCGTACAGCCTCTCTACCTCAGGGGGAGCGTCAGTGATCGTCCGACGGCCGCGTCAGCGCCCGGCCTAATATCTTCGGGAGATTCAACAACGCGTTGGCGACCTGTTTGATCGTCGTCCCGGCAGATCCCGCCGCGGGTGACGCCTGCACCGGCGCGTGACGGAGCGGCTGGGGCTGCGGTGCCGGCGGCAATCCCTTGAGGGGCGGGGTAGGCGGCACCGGCTTGACCGGCGGCCAGACGGCCGGCCGGTCCGGGATGGCCGTCACCTGGGTTGGGCCGCGATGAGAAGACCGCGCGCCGAAGAGGCTATGATCCTGCATCGCCAGCACGAGGACAACGGCCAGCGTGACCAGTCCGCAGACGATCGTCAGACGTCGCATCATCGCCGGTTCACCTGCTGAGGTTTTACCCGGCGAAACAGGCTTTCAATACCTAGGGCAGGACGACCGCGCCCTGCGCCGCCGACCTGACGAGACGCGCGTATTTGGCGAGCGCGCCGGTCTTGTACCGCGGTTCCGGCGCCTTCCAGGCCCCGAGCCGCCGCTTGACCTCCTCGGCCGGCACGTCCAGGTCGAGGCGCCGCCGCGGCAGGTCGATCACGATCGTGTCACCGTCCCGCACGACGGCCATCGGGCCGCCGTGCGCCGCTTCCGGCGCCACGTGGCCGATCGCAAACCCCCGGGTCCCGCCGGAGAACCGTCCGTCGGTGATCAGCGCAACCTCCTCGCCGAGCCCCACGCCGCCGAGCGCGCCGGTCACGGCCAGCATTTCGCGCATGCCCGGTCCGCCCTTCGGCCCCTCGTAGCGGATCACGAGTACCTCGCCGGCGGCGATCCGCCGCGTGGTGATCGCCTCCAGCGCGTCCTCCTCGCGCTCGAAGACGCGCGCGGGACCACGGAAGGTCTCCCGCTTCACGCCGGCCGTCTTGATGACGGCGCCTTCGGGCGCCAGCGTCCCGGTAAGCACCGCGAGCGTGCCCCGCGGCGCGATCGGGGAGGCAAGGGCGCGAACGACGTCCTGCCCGGCCGGCCGCTGCACCCCGGCCAGGTTCTCCGCCATCGTCTTGCCGGTCACAGTCATGGCGCCGCCGTGGAGGAGCCCGCCGTCGAGCAGTTCCCGCAGCACGACGCTGATGCCGCCGACGCGATCGAGATCCACCATCATGTACTTGCCGCCCGGGTGCATGTCCGCGATGTGGGGCGTCCGCCGCGCGATCGCGTCGAAGTCGCCGAGCGCGAGCGGGACGCCGGCCTCCTGCGCCAGCGCAAGCAGGTGCAGCACCGCGTTGGTCGAGCCGCCGGTGGCCACCTCGGAGGAGATCGCGTTTTCGAACGCCTGCCGCGTCAGGATGTCCCGCGGCCGGATGCCCTCCCGCAGCATGTGCATGGCGGCTTCGCCGCTCCGCCGGCAGATCTCGGCGCGGCGCGGATCGAGCGCGGGGATCGACTCGCTGCCCGGCAGCGCAAGGCCCAGCGCGACCGAGCACGACGCCATCGTGTTGGCGGTGTACATGCCGCCGCACGATCCCGCCCCCGGACACGCGGCGCACTCGAGCTGGTAGAGCTGTTCCGGCGTCATCCTCCCCGCGGCGACCTTGCCGACCGCCTCAAAGACGTCGACGATGGACACGTCGCGGCCTTCGAACTTGCCCGGCATGATCGTCCCGCCGTAGAGAAACACCGACGGCACGTTGAGGCGCGCCATCGCCATCATCATCCCGGGCAGGCTCTTGTCGCAGCCCGCGATGGTGACGAGGCCGTCGAAGCCCTCCGCGAGCGTCTCGAGTTCGACGGAGTCCGCGATCAGATCGCGGCTGACGAGCGACGCCTTCATGCCTTCGTAGCCCATCGAGATCCCGTCGCTGACCGCGATCGTCGTGAACTCGATCGGCGTCCCGCCGGCCGCGCGGATGCCGTCCTTGACGTGGCGCGCCAGCACGTTGAGGTGGAGGTTGCACGGGGTGACCTCGTTCCAGGACGAGGCGACGCCGATCAGCGGCTTCCGCAGGGCCTCGTCGTCGAGGCCGGTCGCCCGCAGCATCGCGCGCGCCGGGGCGCGGTTCGGCCCTTCCGTCACCGCGGCCGACCGCCGGTTCAGCTTGGAAAGCGTCTTGGCCATGCCGATGAGCCTCCTTGGGCCGGCCCGGTCACCCGTCCCGAACCTTGCCCTATCATAATTCTTTGGCGCGAGTTATGTGGCCGCGCGCCGCCCGGCCTTCGGCCGGAACAACCTCCGCAGCGCCGAGCGCACCAGCAGGCCGGCGTGTAGGTCCCAGCAGTTGACGATCGCGACACGGAACCCGCCCGGCGGCATCGCGTGCTGATCGAGCGGGATCGATTCGTCGAATGTGATCTGGATGCTCGAGATGCCGTCGACCAAGCGCAGGGCCTCGACGTCTCCGGGGTCGATCGTATACCGCCGGCCGTGCGGCGCGAACAGCGCCACGCTGTAGCCGGTGCGCCGGGGGTGGTCGCGAAACCGCCAGCGCTCGTTCGCGTACAGATCGACGACGGCCTCGAGCCAGCCCGGACCGTTCAGGTCGAGCCACTGCTCGGCCATGCGCAGATGGCACTCGATGATGACCCCGCCGATCGATTCGATGTTGATCACGCCGCTGAATCCGCGCAGGTAGCGGTCCAGCCACGCGCCGAGGTAGCGCTCGAGCACAGGCAGGGGCTCGGCCGTGACCGTCCAGTAGTCGAAGGTCCCCCCGTCCATCTGCCGGCCGATCGTGTGCCGCCACCAGCGCGCCCGTCCGCCGGCGAGCGCGATGTCGGTGCTGACGTGGCGGCCGCGCATCAGCCGCATCCACAGATGCCCGGGGGTAAAGTGTGCTTTCATATCGTCCGCCGAGCGGACGACATACCCCTGGGCGCCCATGCCGTGCAGATTCATGATCGGCTTGCTGAAGACGGGGTAGCGCCGGGGCATCTCGCCGTGCGGTCCGTACGGCACACCCTGGCTCGCGCAGACGAACAGTTTGTCGTAGACGAGACGATGCGCGGGGTACAGCCGCCACGCGGTGGGATCGTCGACCGGCACCACGGTGCCGCGGGGGACGTGGACGCCTTCGAAGTACTGCCAGCGCCAGACGTCCACCCCGGGGAATCGGGGACCGCCGCCCGGCGGCATGTCGCGTTGGATGTGGTGAAGCCGCAGCCGCCTCGACCGGCGGGCCGGACTTGTTGGCGTCACGCCTCGACGTCCACCTCGAGCGGCACGAGCACGCATCCGACGAGATGGTACCAGCCGACCGTCAGCGTGAGATCGACGATCTGCGCCGGGCTGAAGTGCGCGCGCAGCGCGTCGAAGGCGCCGTCCGAGGCGCGACGTGTGGTCGCGATCTCGTGCGCGTACGCCATGGCCGCCCGCTCGGCCGCGTCGAAGGCGGCACTCCCCTGCCACGCCGGGAACGCGGCCAGTTTGGTGTCCGGCACGCCCGCGCGCCGGGCGATGTCCATGTGATGCACCTGCTCGTATCGGACGCCGAGCGCGTGCGCGGTCGCAAGAATCGTCAGTTCGCGGAGCGGCGCGGGAAGCGTGCTGTCGTCGCGGATGTAGCGCGACATGCCGAGGAACGCCCGGAGGGCCGGCGGCTGGTTGGCCAGGACGCGGTAGAGGTTGAGCAGCGGCCGGCCGAGGCGCCGGACTTCGCCGAAAGCCGCCGCCACCTCGGCCTCGGCCGGCTGGGACGCCCATCCCGGTGGGGCCGGCCGGCATCCTCTTCGCGGAGTCGGATCGTCGACGTAGGGCAGTCTCGCCATGGTGGTCCGGTTCGATGACGCGGCGCGGGCGGCCTCCACAGCCGTCGCGGACAGGAAGGCCCCGCGCGCGGCGAGAAGGGCGGACGTCGCAGCGCTCAGCACGCGCAACGAGGAGGTGTCCATGGCGGAAATGCGCGCCGCGCTCATCCACCAAGCCCGGGACATCCGCGTGGCGACGGTCCCGCGGCCGGAGCCGAAGGACGGCGAGCTGCTGCTCCGCGTCCGGACGGTGGGCGTGTGCGGCAGCGACCTTCATTATTATCGCGAGGGCAGCGTCGGCACGGCGACCATCACATCGCCGACGATCCTCGGCCACGAGTTCTCGGCCGAGGTGGCGGACGATCGGGGGGCGGCTCACGGCCTGCCGCGCGGCACGCTGGTGGCGGTCGACCCGGCGCGGCCCTGCGGCCGGTGCGAATGGTGTCTTCACGGCCACCAAAACCTGTGCCCCGACGTGATGTTCGCGGGCTCACCCGGGCTGGCGGGCGGCCTCGCCGAGTTCCACACCGCGCCGCCGGAGGCACTGTTCGCCGTGCCGAAGGATTTCGACGCGGCAACCACGGCGATGCTCGAGCCGCTCGGCGTGGCGATCTTTACGCTCGACCTCGCGCGCCTCCGGCCGATGGAAAATGTCGCGGTGATCGGCGCGGGACCGATCGGACAATTGCTGATCCAAGTGGCACGGGAGGCCGGCGCGGGGCACGTCTGGGTCGTCGATCCGATCGCCTATCGCGTGGACGCCGCGAAGCGCGCCGGCGCCGACGAGGCGTCGACGGACGCCGCGGCGGTGGACCGCTGGACCGGCGGCCGGGGCGCCGACGTGGTGTTGGAGGCGACCAACTCGCCGACCGGGCCGGAGACCGCCGTGGCCTGCGCGCGGGTCGGCGGCCGCATCGTCCTCGTGGGCATCCCCGACGGCGACCGCTTCAGCCTCGCCGCCTCGGCGGTGCGCGGCAAGGCCTTGACGATCAAATGGCAGAAGCGGATGGGCCACGTCTATCCGCGCGCGATTCAGATGGTCCGGGCCGGCCGCGTCAAGTTCGACCCGATCATGACGCACACGTTCGCGCTCGACCGCGTGCCGGACGCCTTCCGGTTCCAGAACGCGTACCAGGAAGGCGTGCTGAAAACGATGATCGAGGTCGGCTAGGCCGCCCCGATCACAGCGTCGTTCCGGTATCGAGCACCGCGATCACCGGCCGGAGCCGCTCGTAGAGCAGCGCCGTCACGCGGGCGTCGTCGAGACAGTAGCGCGCGATCTCGTCGAACCGGCCTTCGCGGTACATGCCGCCCACGTCGGCGCCGCGCATGCCGTCCTTCGACGACGGAAGGCCGAACTGGCAGCACCAGAATTCGAGGCCGCCCCGCATCCGGCTCGCGTTCCAAAACGTCAGCACGTCGTACAGATCGCAGTGGCTGCTCAACCGGTAGCGCGGGCCCATGAGGTTGCGCGACGGCGGGACGCCGAGGATCGCGGAGCGCAGCATCAGGTAGGGCGCGTCGAACGCCCGGCCGTTGAAGGTGACGACGAGGGGCGAGTCCTTCGCGATCGCGTTCCAGAACTCGCCGACGAGCGCCGCCTCGGGCCCGCGGAAGACCTCCGCGTCCTCGCCGAACGCGGCCCAGCCGGAGCCGTCCCCATCGACCAGGACGCGGCCGCGGGCGGTGTCCAGATTCCACAGCCCGATCGCGACGATGCGGCCGGTCGCGGCGTGGAGCGACAGCTTCTCCTTGGCGGCGTCGACGTCGGGCTCGCCCTTCGGAGCCTCGCTGAGATACGTCTGCACGCGCGGCGACAGCGTCTCCCAGTCCTGGCCGACGGTCTCGATATCCAGGCCGATCACGGGTCTCGGCACCGTTCCGTCCCCCTCGGTGTGGCGTCGCGGCCGCGCTACCGCGCGCGGCCCGGATCGCCTATCCGTTCGTACATCACGCGCTTCCGGTTGAAGGTGTGCGGGCGGATCTTGTGCGGCCACGTGCCGCTGTCCGCGGCCGCGTTGAAGGCCTCGCCGTCCGGGATGTCCGGCCGGTCCATCTCGTAGACGGCGGCATACTTGGGCACGCCCTCCGTGTTCGTGCGGTACCGCGCAGCGCTGCGTACGCCCGGCACTTTGAGCAGGGCCGGGATGTGCTCTTCGTCGTAAACCTCGTTAAACGCCGCTTCGACCTCGGGCGCGACGTCCATCATCACGACGAACAGATACTTGGACTGTGCGGCCATGAGGCGCGCCTCCGTTTCGTGATCCGGCGCGTCCCGCGGTCTTCACTTACACGGTGGCCCGCCGCAAAGTCGGCGGGCGCGGGAGGCCGGGAGGATATGCCGTGAAACCACGGTGGCTGGTGCTGGGTCCGCGGGAGGGTGAGGCGCTGCGGCTGCGGCCGCCGTCGCGCAGCGGCAACGTGACGATCAAGGTGGACCGGCGGCGTGCCGGATCGCCGCTCCTCGCCGTGGGCCACCAACGCCTCGGTCCGGGAGCCTCGATTCCGGTGCACCTGCACGAGCATCAGGACGAGGTCCTCTTCGTACACGCCGGGCGCGGAACGGCCGTCTTCGACGGCCGGCGGGTGCCCGTCCGAACGCGCAGCACCGTCTTCGTGCGCCGCGGCGTCTGGCACGGCGTGGACAACACGAGCCGCGCCGACCTGCACCTCATCTGGATCATCTCGCCGCCCGGGCTCGAGGAAATGTTCCGCGACATCAGCGTCCGCCGGGGCGGGCGCCCCGAGCCGATGACGCGCGACGAATTCGCCGCCCTCGTCCGCCGCCACCGCATGCACGTCCGGGCGGCGGCGCATCCTACGCGAGCAGGTGGGGCGCCTGCCGCTCGACGTCCGGCCGCATCTCGCGCAGCGCGTCCCCGACCGCGCCGGCGCACGCCTCAATCTCGGCGTCGGTCATCGGCGCGCAGAGGCTGAAAGCGCCCCGCGACATCGAGTACACGCCACGGTTCAAGAGGTGCAGGTGCAGCAGCGACTGCAGCGCCGCCGGGATCGCGGCCTTCGACCGGTAGTCCGTGACCGGCTTGTCGGTCAGCAGCACGCTGGAGAACGAGCCGACCCCGGTGACCTGCGCGCGAATCCCCGACGCGCGCACCGTCTCAGAGAGGCCGGCCCGCAGGCGGTCGCCGAGCGCGTTGAGCCGGTCGATCTGCGGCTGGTCGAGGATTTTCAAGACCGCCTGCCCCGCGACCATCGTCGCCCGGTTGCCGTTGAAGGTCCCGGAGTGATGGAGATGGCCGGGCCGGTTCGGGTCGAACAGATCCATCACGTCGCGGCGTCCGCCGAAGGCGCCGACGGGAAATCCGCCGCCGATGATCTTGCCCATCGCCGTGAGATCGGGCGTGACCCGGAAGAGTTCCTGCGCGCCGCCGCGGCTGAGCCGCAGCGTCTGGATCTCGTCGAAGATCAGGAGCGCCCCGTTCTTGCGCGTGACCTCGCGCAGCCCGGCGAGGTAGCCCGGGGCCGGCGGAATGTAGCTCAGCCCGCCGGGAACGGGTTCCACGATCAGCGCGCCGATCTCGCCGGGATGCCGCGCAAACGCGCGCTCGGCCGCGGCGACGTCGTTGAAGGGCACGATCACCACGTCGTCGGCCACGTGCGGCGGCAGGCCGGCGGAATCCGGGACCGGACGCGGATCGCCCGCCGGTCCCGCCGACGCGAGGTCGGGCGAGACGCTCACCTCGACCGCGTCGTGGGTGCCGTGGAAGCCGCCTTCGATCTTGATGAACCGCGGCCGGCCGGTGAGTGCGCGGGCCGCCCGCAGCGCGAACAGCGTGGCCTCGGTGCCCGAGTTGCAGAAGCGCACCGTCTCGAGCGAGGGCACACGCTCCACCAGCATCTCGGCCAGCGCGATCTGCGGGACCAGCGGCGCGGCGTAGGCGGTGCCGCGCGCCAGTTCGCGGGTCACGGCCTCGAGCACCGCGGGATGCGCGTGGCCGAGAATGAGCGACGTGTAGTTGTTGACGAAGTCCACGTACGGGTGGCCGTCCGCGTCCCAGAGGCGGCATCCTTCGCCGCGCTCCACGAACACCGGGTAGGGCGCCCAATAGGCGGAGGTCCGGGTGTCGCCGCCCGGCATGACGCGGCGCGCCCGCTCGTGAAGGCGCCGGGATTCGGCCGTGCGGCTGAGGTAGGTCTCGAGGGCGCTGGTCATGAGAGGACGTTCTGCCGGGGCCGCCCAAGTCCTCCGCATCGCCGGTCCCGTCAGCCGATCGGGAGGTCGTTCATGGAGATCCGATTGATCCGGCACGCGACGCTGCTCCTCACCTTCCACGGACGGCGCCTGCTCGTCGACCCGATGCTGGCCGACGCCGGCACCGCGCCGCCCATCGCGAACTCGCCCAACCCGCGTCCGAACCCGCTCGTGCCGCTGCCGGTGCCGGCCGGCGACGTCGTCGCCGGCGTGGACGCCGTGCTGGTCACGCACACGCACCGCGATCACTGGGACGACGCGGCCGCGGCGGCGCTGCCGAAGGCGCTGCCGCTCTTCTGTCAGCCGGAGGACGAGGCGAAATTCCGCGACGCCGGCTTCACCGAGGCACGGCCGGTGCGCGGCGTCGCGCACTGGGACGGGATCGCGATCCACCGCACCGGAGGACAGCACGGCAGCGGCGAGCTGGCCCGGCGCCTCGCGCCCGTATCGGGTTTCGTGCTGCGGGCAGGAGGCGCATCTTTGGCCCGCGCCGCAGGCCCAGACGCGGCCGGAGGTCCTGCGCCAGACGGGGCCGCGGACGAGCCGGTCCTCTACATCGCCGGCGACACGATCTGGTGCGCCGACGTCGAGGAGGCGCTGCGCGAGTACGATCCCGCGGTCACGGTCCTGAACGCCGGCGGGGCGCAGTTCCTCGAAGGCGGCCCGATCACGATGACGGCGGAGGACGTCGCGGCGGTCGCGCGCGCGGCGCCGTCCACGCGCATCGTCGCGG
The bacterium DNA segment above includes these coding regions:
- a CDS encoding carboxymuconolactone decarboxylase family protein, with translation MAAAFGEVRRLGRPLLNLYRVLANQPPALRAFLGMSRYIRDDSTLPAPLRELTILATAHALGVRYEQVHHMDIARRAGVPDTKLAAFPAWQGSAAFDAAERAAMAYAHEIATTRRASDGAFDALRAHFSPAQIVDLTLTVGWYHLVGCVLVPLEVDVEA
- the ilvD gene encoding dihydroxy-acid dehydratase, which produces MAKTLSKLNRRSAAVTEGPNRAPARAMLRATGLDDEALRKPLIGVASSWNEVTPCNLHLNVLARHVKDGIRAAGGTPIEFTTIAVSDGISMGYEGMKASLVSRDLIADSVELETLAEGFDGLVTIAGCDKSLPGMMMAMARLNVPSVFLYGGTIMPGKFEGRDVSIVDVFEAVGKVAAGRMTPEQLYQLECAACPGAGSCGGMYTANTMASCSVALGLALPGSESIPALDPRRAEICRRSGEAAMHMLREGIRPRDILTRQAFENAISSEVATGGSTNAVLHLLALAQEAGVPLALGDFDAIARRTPHIADMHPGGKYMMVDLDRVGGISVVLRELLDGGLLHGGAMTVTGKTMAENLAGVQRPAGQDVVRALASPIAPRGTLAVLTGTLAPEGAVIKTAGVKRETFRGPARVFEREEDALEAITTRRIAAGEVLVIRYEGPKGGPGMREMLAVTGALGGVGLGEEVALITDGRFSGGTRGFAIGHVAPEAAHGGPMAVVRDGDTIVIDLPRRRLDLDVPAEEVKRRLGAWKAPEPRYKTGALAKYARLVRSAAQGAVVLP
- a CDS encoding alcohol dehydrogenase catalytic domain-containing protein — protein: MAEMRAALIHQARDIRVATVPRPEPKDGELLLRVRTVGVCGSDLHYYREGSVGTATITSPTILGHEFSAEVADDRGAAHGLPRGTLVAVDPARPCGRCEWCLHGHQNLCPDVMFAGSPGLAGGLAEFHTAPPEALFAVPKDFDAATTAMLEPLGVAIFTLDLARLRPMENVAVIGAGPIGQLLIQVAREAGAGHVWVVDPIAYRVDAAKRAGADEASTDAAAVDRWTGGRGADVVLEATNSPTGPETAVACARVGGRIVLVGIPDGDRFSLAASAVRGKALTIKWQKRMGHVYPRAIQMVRAGRVKFDPIMTHTFALDRVPDAFRFQNAYQEGVLKTMIEVG
- a CDS encoding aspartate aminotransferase family protein gives rise to the protein MTSALETYLSRTAESRRLHERARRVMPGGDTRTSAYWAPYPVFVERGEGCRLWDADGHPYVDFVNNYTSLILGHAHPAVLEAVTRELARGTAYAAPLVPQIALAEMLVERVPSLETVRFCNSGTEATLFALRAARALTGRPRFIKIEGGFHGTHDAVEVSVSPDLASAGPAGDPRPVPDSAGLPPHVADDVVIVPFNDVAAAERAFARHPGEIGALIVEPVPGGLSYIPPAPGYLAGLREVTRKNGALLIFDEIQTLRLSRGGAQELFRVTPDLTAMGKIIGGGFPVGAFGGRRDVMDLFDPNRPGHLHHSGTFNGNRATMVAGQAVLKILDQPQIDRLNALGDRLRAGLSETVRASGIRAQVTGVGSFSSVLLTDKPVTDYRSKAAIPAALQSLLHLHLLNRGVYSMSRGAFSLCAPMTDAEIEACAGAVGDALREMRPDVERQAPHLLA
- a CDS encoding cupin domain-containing protein, encoding MKPRWLVLGPREGEALRLRPPSRSGNVTIKVDRRRAGSPLLAVGHQRLGPGASIPVHLHEHQDEVLFVHAGRGTAVFDGRRVPVRTRSTVFVRRGVWHGVDNTSRADLHLIWIISPPGLEEMFRDISVRRGGRPEPMTRDEFAALVRRHRMHVRAAAHPTRAGGAPAARRPAASRAARPRPRRRTPQSRRRSSARRG
- a CDS encoding MBL fold metallo-hydrolase, producing the protein MEIRLIRHATLLLTFHGRRLLVDPMLADAGTAPPIANSPNPRPNPLVPLPVPAGDVVAGVDAVLVTHTHRDHWDDAAAAALPKALPLFCQPEDEAKFRDAGFTEARPVRGVAHWDGIAIHRTGGQHGSGELARRLAPVSGFVLRAGGASLARAAGPDAAGGPAPDGAADEPVLYIAGDTIWCADVEEALREYDPAVTVLNAGGAQFLEGGPITMTAEDVAAVARAAPSTRIVAVHMESINHCVVRRADLAAALERAGLTPRVAIPGDGEHVPAGPPRPAQPRPRRPAKSG
- a CDS encoding ribonuclease H-like domain-containing protein, which produces MPRPVIGLDIETVGQDWETLSPRVQTYLSEAPKGEPDVDAAKEKLSLHAATGRIVAIGLWNLDTARGRVLVDGDGSGWAAFGEDAEVFRGPEAALVGEFWNAIAKDSPLVVTFNGRAFDAPYLMLRSAILGVPPSRNLMGPRYRLSSHCDLYDVLTFWNASRMRGGLEFWCCQFGLPSSKDGMRGADVGGMYREGRFDEIARYCLDDARVTALLYERLRPVIAVLDTGTTL
- a CDS encoding SDR family oxidoreductase; amino-acid sequence: MPSRSTKVAIVTGAGTGVGRAVARALLDEGYAVTLAGRRRAPLEATARASKAPASRRLIVPTDIGDHASVRSLFAKTKKQFGRLDLLFNNAGLNAPGIPLEDLSYEQWTSVVNVNLTGTFLCTQEAFRIMKSQTPRGGRIINNGSISAHAPRPNSAPYTSTKHAVTGLTKSTALDGRKYDIACGQVDIGNAITPMTERMVQGVTQADGSVRPEPRIDPKYVADAVVYMAGLPLDTNVLFLTVMATKMPFVGRG